ATTGGTTTTCGCTACCCAGAGAGGAAAAACATATCCTGTAGATAGTTTGTCATTTATTGGGACTTTGTAAATAACCGGGACACTGGGAAAGGACCAATCTGTGTGCTGGGGGTGGGATTACAGTGGGAAAGGACCAATCTGTGTGCTGGGGGTGGAATCTCAGTGGGGAAGGACCAATCTGTGAGCTTGGGGTGGAATCTCAGTGGGAAAGGACCAATCTGTGTGCTTGGGGTGGAATCTCAGTGTGGAAGGACCAATCTGTGTTTTTGGGGGTGGGATCTCACTGGGGAAGGACCAATCTGTGTTTTTGGGGGTGGGATCTCACTGGGGAAGGACCAAtctgtgtgttggggggtgtGATCTCACTGGGGAAGGACCAATCTGTGTGCTTGGGGTGGAATCTCAGTTAGGAAGGACCAATCTGTGTGTTGGGGTGGAATCTCACTGGGGAAGGACTAATCTGTGTGTTGGGGGTGGAATCTCAGTGGGGAAGGACCAATCTGTGTGCTTGGGGTGGAATCTCACTGGGGAAGGACTAATCTGTGTGTTAGGGGTGAGATCTCACTGGGGAAGGACCAATCTGTGTGTTGGGGGTGGGATCTCACTAGGGAAGGACCAATCTGTGTGCTTGGGGTGGAATCTCAGTGGGGAAGGACCAAtctgtgtgttggggggtggGATCTCACTGGGGAAGGACCAATCTGTGTGTTGGGGGTGGAATCTCAGTGGGGAAGGACCAATCTGTGTGTTGGGGGTGGAATCTCAGTGGGGAAGGACCAATCTGTGTGTTGGGGGTGGAATCTCAGTGGGGAAGGACCAATCTGTGTGTTGGGGGTGGGAGCTCACTGGGGAAGGACCAAtctgtgtgttggggggtggGATCTCACTAGGGAAGGACCAATCTGTGTGCTTGGGGTGGAATCTCAGTGGGGAAGGACCAAtctgtgtgttggggggtggGATCTCACTGGGGAAGGACCAATCTGTGTGTTGGGGGTGGAATCTCAGTGGGGAAGGACCAATCTGTGTGTTGGGGGTGGAATCTCAGTGGGGAAGGACCAATCTGTGTGTTGGGGGTGGAATCTCAGTGGGGAAGGACCAATCTGTGTGTTGGGGGTGGGAGCTCACTGGGGAAGGACCAATCTGTGTGCTGGGGGTGGGAGCTCACTGGGGAAGGACCAATCTGCGTGCTGGGGGTGAGATCTCACTGGGGAAGGACCAATCTGCGTGTTGGGGGTGGGAGCTCACTGGGGAAGGACCAATCTGCGTGCTGGGGGTGAGatctaacaaaaagaaaaaatgcgcctactaagtgcagtatgtctgatAATATGGAATTTAGAGAAACTATCATGTAAGTCAATGCTTCAAAAGAGTTGAAGCATGCTGTAGTTGAACAATGAATGAAACGAGTACACGCAGTCGCCTGTGAAAAGTGTTCATGGGAGTCCGGTATTTGTGTACAGTTTAGTTCTGGACTGTCCCCATCTCGTTCTACAGAGCATACTGTATATAAGcataccagtctcctcctcccattagatctgatgaaaattcggaagcattgaaacgcGTCATCACTACGAGCCCCtgtctgacgtcacttcctgtcgcCGAGAGCCGTGTGCGCTCCAGGCTGAAATGCACGACGCTGAACAGGTACTTCTGGGATTCGCTGTTCCCGCAGTGCTCTGCCTCGCTTATTTCCTGGACAGCAACCAACAATATCTTCACCAGAGAAGCCACCATCATCGGCTGACTATccacagtgactacacttccctTCATATGAGcgcattttgtactactttttagtgagtagccatttggctgttttaatgaattaataaattCCATATTATCAGACACACATGAACAAAATTggagtatagcctcatataaTAAGGGAGTAATCATTTTAATAACGTACCATCATCCGAGTTATTGTGGAAAAGAGGAAGGGTAGGGGCAAAAGAATAGTTGCTGAAGCTAGACTTGAGGACATGCCCACCCAAATGTAAGTGGACTGTCTCGGAAATAAAGAACAATAGAAGTTGTACAATTAAAAAGATTTATTACAGATAAAAAATGCAACAATCATACAAATCAAAGATTGGGCaaagtctctactagtttcgcgggtgtaccgcttcttcaggagagccaATCCAATGAGTAGTAAAATAGGTGCGGAGGCGGGCCACCCAAATGATTCCCCCCCTCGCGGCGGACATGGGGGATAATGCGCATTCTCACAGCGGTGAAATCTGTGGATGCTTTAGGGACTGGGGCAGAAGAGGAAAAAAATTCCTGATGTAGAGCAGGCAGGTAGACAAGGTGGAATACAACACACTGGTTGGTGCCGAAGGGGTCATAAGGAGTGCGGTGTCCAATATCACTGGTAAAAACCAGTGTGCTGTCAGCCATGGAGGTAACCATATTGGTGACAAAAAATGCAGGATAATGCATGGACTAAAATTAATTAGGACATCCATCCAGGTCCCCAAGGCACTGCAAACCACGCAGACTGAATCTCATCCTGGGAATGAGCGAGGGGTTCCTTCACTCCACTGAACTGGTAGACGGGTTCATTCACTCCACTGAACTGGAAGACGGGTTCCTTCACTCCACTGAACTGGTAGACGGGTTCCTTCACTCCACTGAACTGGTAGACGGGTTCCTTTACTCCACTGAACTGAAAGACAGGTTCCTTCACTCCACTGAACTGGTAGACGGGTTCCTTCACTCCACTGAACTGGTAGAAGGGTTCCTTCACTGCACTGAACTGGTAGAAGGGTTCCTTCACTCCACTGAACTGGTAGAAGGGTTCCTTCACTCCACTGAACTGGTAGAAGGGTTCCTTCACTCCACTGAACTGGTAGAAGGGTTCCTATACTCCACTGAACTGGTAGAAGGGTTCCTTCACTCCACTGAACTGGTAGAAGGGTTCCTTCTCTGCACTGAACTGGAAGACGGGTTCCTTCACTCCACTGAACTGGTAGAAGGGTTCCTTCACTCCACTGAACTGGTAGACGGGTTCCTTCACTCCACTGAACTGGTAGAAGGGTTCCTTCACTCCACTGAACTGGTAGAAGGGTTCTTTCACTCCACTGAACTGGTAGAAGGGTTCCTTCACTCCACTGAACTGGTAGAAGGGTTCCTTCACTCCACTGAACTGGTAGACGGGTTCCTTCACTCCACTGAACTGGTAGAAGGGTTCCTTCACTCCACTGAACTGGTAGAAGGGTTCCTTCACTCCACTGAACTGGTAGAAGGGTTCCTTCACTCCACTGAACTGGTAGAAGGGTTCCTTCACTCCACTGAACTGGTAGAAGGGTTCCTTCACTGCACTGACCTGGTAGAAGGGTTCCTTCACTGCACTGAACTGTTTGACGGGTTTCTTCACTCCACTGAACTGGTAGAAGGGTTCCTTCACTCCACTGACCTGGTAGAGAGGTTCATTCACTACACTGAAATGGTAGAGGGGTGTCATTACTCCAAATAACTAGTAGAGGGGTATCTTCACTCCACTTGGCTGGTAGAGAGGTATCTTAACTTCACTGAACTGGCAGAGGGTTCCTTCAATCTAATGGACTGGTAGAGAGGTTCCTTTACTCCATTGAACTGGAAGACGGGTTCCTACACTCCACTGAACTTGTAGAGGGATTCCTACACTCCACTAAACTGGCAGAGGGGTACCATTACTTCAATGAACCAGTATAGGAGCATCTTCGCTCCAATGAACTGGTAGAGGAGTTCCTTCACTCCACTGAACTGGTAGAGGGGTATCTTCACTTCCATAACTGGTAGAGCAGTATCTTTACTCCTCTGAACTAGTAGAGGGGTATCTTCTCTCCACTGAACTGGTAGAGGGGTATCTTCACTCCTCTGAACTGGTAGAGGAGTACCTTCACTCCACTGAACTGGTAGAGGAGTATCTTCACTCCACTGAACTGGTAGAGGAGTATCTTCACTCCACTGAACTGGTAGAGGGGTATCTTCACTCCACTGAATTGGTAGAGGGGTTCCTTCACTCCACTGAACTGGTAGAGGGGTACCTTCACTCCACTGAACTGGTAGAGGGGTACCTTCACTCCACTGAACTGGTAGAGGGGTACCTTCACTCCAATGAACTGGTAGAGGGGTACCTTCACTGCACTGAACTGGTAGAGGGGTACATTCACTCCACTGAACTGGTAGAGGGGTACCTTCACTCCACTGAACTGGTAGAGGGGTACCTTCACTCCACTGAACTGGTAGAGGGGTACCTTCACTGCACtgaactggtaaaaataaatgaatattgatTCAGCACGTAGGATTTTCCCCAAAGCAAATAAAATCACTCCAGCAGCTGAAATAAccctataaccccccccccacaaatatgtTCTACAAATATGAACAATATGTTCCCAGCGCTTAGAATCACTGTCTGCTGACTCAAAATACCATCTGTGCCAATAATAATATTTAATGCCACTAAGAATCAATCTTCAAATTATC
The sequence above is drawn from the Rana temporaria chromosome 4, aRanTem1.1, whole genome shotgun sequence genome and encodes:
- the LOC120935546 gene encoding repetitive proline-rich cell wall protein 1-like; its protein translation is MTPLYHFSVVNEPLYQVSGVKEPFYQFSGVKKPVKQFSAVKEPFYQVSAVKEPFYQFSGVKEPFYQFSGVKEPFYQFSGVKEPFYQFSGVKEPFYQFSGVKEPVYQFSGVKEPFYQFSGVKEPFYQFSGVKEPFYQFSGVKEPFYQFSGVKEPVYQFSGVKEPFYQFSGVKEPVFQFSAEKEPFYQFSGVKEPFYQFSGFSGVKEPFYQFSGVKEPFYQFSAVKEPFYQFSGVKEPVYQFSGVKEPVFQFSGVKEPVYQFSGVKEPVYQFSGVKEPVFQFSGVNEPVYQFSGVKEPLAHSQDEIQSAWFAVPWGPGWMS